Proteins encoded in a region of the Trypanosoma brucei gambiense DAL972 chromosome 11, complete sequence genome:
- a CDS encoding 60S ribosomal protein L44, putative, with protein MVNYPKKKKMHCPDERCNAHKSFKVVQYKAGKARLYARGKRRYDRKQSGYGGQTKPIFHKKAKTTKKIVLKLQCSNCKSIIQNVLKRTKHFELNDKKKTGNKDPTW; from the coding sequence ATGGTCAACTAcccgaagaaaaagaagatgcactgCCCTGATGAGCGGTGCAACGCTCACAAGAGCTTCAAGGTTGTGCAGTACAAGGCTGGCAAGGCGCGCCTGTACGCCCGAGGTAAGCGTCGCTACGACCGCAAGCAGTCTGGTTATGGTGGTCAGACAAAGCCCATCTTTCACAAAAAGGCGAAGACGACCAAGAAGATTGTTCTGAAGCTTCAGTGTTCTAACTGCAAATCGATTATCCAGAACGTGCTGAAGCGCACGAAGCACTTCGAGCTgaacgacaaaaagaagacTGGCAACAAGGACCCCACTTGGTAG
- a CDS encoding T-complex protein 1, zeta subunit, putative — protein MMASNLAYINPGGKQARKASALEINMVASRGLQEVLKTNLGPRGTMKMLVSGAGLIKITKDGITLLGEMQIQHPTAVFIARAATAVDDITGDGTTSAVLVIGEMMRQCERYIQDGLHPRILTEGFRLARNEAVKYLEESVVEIPVATRREYLTNVAHTALSTKVNAHMSVQLAEAVVDSVLAVVPEDGREIDLHMVEVMHMKHRLSSDTRFVNGIVLDHGGRNDNMPKYLENAYILVCNVSLEYERSELNTGFYFKDAAEKARMVTAERKVTDDRVRDIIALKKQVCTKENQRSFVVINQKGIDPIALEMLSKEGILALRRAKRRNMERLILACGGEAVNTTENLTVDVLGEAGRVQEYTLGDDKYTFVEDARKGRSCTLLVKGPNDHTIAQLKDAIRDGLRAVKNAYERGGVLAGAGSFEVALHDHLTRYADIVSGKQKIGIRAYADAILVIPKTLAENSGLDVQHCLISLQEASRRARQEGRWVGLRLDTGSTVDPLAAGILDNVLVKRSILETTGEIVAQLLLVDEIMKAGRRGAGAPPAQ, from the coding sequence ATGATGGCATCTAACCTAGCATACATAAATCCCGGAGGGAAACAAGCCCGGAAGGCTAGTGCACTCGAGATAAATATGGTTGCCTCCCGTGGATTACAGGAAGTGCTCAAGACGAACTTGGGCCCCAGAGGCACAATGAAGATGCTCGTTTCAGGTGCTGGGCTTATTAAAATTACTAAGGATGGAATCACTCTTCTAGGTGAAATGCAGATTCAACACCCAACTGCTGTTTTCATAGCTCGCGCCGCCACTGCCGTCGATGACATCACTGGTGATGGGACGACGAGCGCAGTCCTTGTGATTGGTGAAATGATGCGGCAGTGTGAGAGGTACATCCAAGATGGCCTTCATCCTCGTATCCTGACGGAGGGCTTTCGACTTGCCCGCAACGAAGCAGTTAAATATTTGGAGGAAAGCGTCGTTGAGATCCCCGTTGCCACTCGTCGAGAATACCTCACAAATGTCGCTCACACTGCCCTCTCAACGAAGGTTAACGCACACATGTCGGTTCAACTGGCGGAGGCTGTGGTTGACTCTGTGCTCGCTGTTGTCCCCGAAGATGGAAGAGAAATTGATCTACATATGGTTGAGGTCATGCACATGAAGCATCGCCTGAGCTCGGATACTCGTTTTGTGAACGGGATTGTTTTGGATCACGGTGGTCGTAATGACAACATGCCAAAGTACCTGGAGAATGCCTACATTCTGGTCTGTAACGTTTCTCTTGAGTACGAGCGAAGCGAACTGAACACCGGTTTTTACTTCAAGGATGCGGCGGAGAAAGCGCGTATGGTTACCGCGGAGCGGAAGGTAACAGATGACCGCGTTAGGGACATCATTGCTCTAAAGAAACAGGTTTGCACGAAGGAAAATCAGCGCAGCTTCGTTGTAATCAATCAGAAGGGAATTGACCCGATTGCACTGGAGATGCTGTCCAAGGAGGGGATTTTGGCTCTACGGCGTGCCAAGCGTCGTAATATGGAACGCCTTATTCTGGCCTGCGGGGGTGAGGCCGTAAACACAACCGAGAACCTCACAGTGGATGTCCTTGGTGAGGCTGGACGTGTACAAGAGTACACATTGGGTGACGACAAGTACACCTTCGTGGAGGATGCGCGTAAGGGTCGGAGCTGCACATTGCTTGTCAAGGGACCCAATGATCACACTATTGCCCAACTCAAGGATGCCATTCGTGATGGTCTTCGTGCAGTCAAGAACGCTTACGAGAGGGGTGGCGTTCTCGCAGGCGCCGGCTCGTTTGAGGTGGCTCTTCACGACCATCTGACCCGTTATGCTGACATCGTGTcaggtaaacaaaaaattggtATTCGAGCGTACGCCGATGCCATCCTTGTCATACCGAAAACCTTGGCGGAGAACTCCGGCCTTGATGTTCAGCACTGCCTTATTTCCCTGCAGGAGGCCAGCCGACGAGCACGCCAGGAAGGGCGCTGGGTGGGCCTTCGACTCGACACGGGAAGCACCGTTGACCCGCTAGCGGCTGGGATCCTGGATAACGTCCTTGTGAAACGAAGTATTCTGGAGACGACTGGAGAGATTGTCGCCCAGCTACTACTGGTAGATGAAATTATGAAGGCTGGGCGCCGCGGAGCCGGTGCCCCCCCGGCGCAGTAA